The following proteins are co-located in the Gossypium hirsutum isolate 1008001.06 chromosome A02, Gossypium_hirsutum_v2.1, whole genome shotgun sequence genome:
- the LOC107921690 gene encoding uncharacterized protein yields the protein MAYLMHELLKNKSTQRFILSLKTPQHQHRLSKVSPSLIPQQTHHFSLIQPENSLENDKSTEPSKLYPSFPFGYLLNPISSIGFDTMAIMEVEEEEVETEDDNAGKAWADSVKKKRKKKMNKHKYKKLRKRLRRKT from the coding sequence ATGGCATATCTCATGCATGAACTCCTCAAAAACAAATCAACTCAAAGATTCATCCTATCTCTCAAAACCCCACAACACCAACATCGACTCTCAAAAGTTAGCCCTTCACTAATCCCTCAACAAACTCACCATTTTTCATTAATCCAACCTGAAAATTCCCTTGAAAATGATAAATCTACTGAACCCTCGAAGTTGTACCCAAGTTTCCCGTTTGGGTATTTATTGAACCCCATTAGCTCAATTGGGTTTGACACAATGGCTATCATGGAGGTCGAGGAGGAGGAAGTAGAGACTGAGGATGATAATGCCGGAAAAGCATGGGCAGATAGtgtgaagaagaagaggaagaagaagatgaacaagcATAAATACAAGAAACTCAGGAAGCGTCTCAGGAGAAAAACATAG
- the LOC107922443 gene encoding uncharacterized protein, whose translation MAISGTGNLHRALSGYRCSRSAMVWSLVGLLLLLQLYSLASRRNVVRGDIQLHVSRHPLVRELEQVEEENIQVPPPKKKKSPHAAKRRRKRSANLIDEFLDENSQIRHVFFPDMKSAVDPVKGVENGSHHYYPGKIWLDTEGNPIQAHGGGMLYDERSNTYYWYGEYKDGPTYRAHKRGAARVDVIGVGCYSSKDLWTWKNQGIVLAAEQTNETHDLHKSNVLERPKVVFNAKTGKYVMWMHIDDANYTKASVGIAISDYPTGPFEYLRSQRPHGFDSRDMTIFKDDDGVVYLIYSSQDNSELHIGPLTDDYLDVQPDMRRILIGQHREAPALFKYQGTYYMVTSGCTGWAPNEALAHAAESIMGPWETMGNPCIGGNKMFRLATFFAQSTFVVPLPGIPGSYIFMADRWNPAELRNSRYVWLPLIVGGPPDRPLEYNFGFPPWPRVSIYWHKKWRLPPSWKVSK comes from the exons ATGGCCATATCTGGAACTGGGAATCTTCATAGAGCTTTGTCAG GGTACAGATGCTCGAGGTCAGCTATGGTGTGGAGTTTGGTGGGATTACTTCTTCTGCTCCAATTGTACTCACTTGCTAGCCGGAGAAATGTAGTGAGAGGAGATATCCAATTGCATGTGAGTCGTCATCCGTTAGTCCGGGAACTTGAACAAGTGGAGGAGGAGAATATTCAAGTTCCACCTCCTAAGAAGAAAAAATCTCCGCATGCTGCTAAACGGAGACGCAAGCGATCAGCCAATCTGATTGATGAATTTCTCGATGAGAATTCCCAGATTCGGCATGTATTCTTTCCGGATATGAAAAGTGCCGTAGATCCAGTAAAGGGTGTGGAAAATGGTAGCCATCACTACTATCCCGGGAAAATTTGGTTGGATACCGAAGGAAATCCTATTCAAGCTCATGGAGGTGGTATGCTATATGATGAAAGGTCCAATACATACTATTGGTATGGAGAGTACAAAGATGGACCCACGTACCGTGCTCATAAAAGGGGTGCAGCTCGA GTTGACGTTATAGGAGTCGGTTGCTATTCTTCCAAGGATTTATGGACATGGAAAAACCAAGGTATCGTGTTAGCTGCAGAACAAACAAATGAGACCCACGATCTCCACAAATCCAATGTGTTGGAGCGGCCAAAAGTTGTTTTCAACGCGAAAACAGGGAAGTATGTAATGTGGATGCATATTGATGATGCGAATTACACTAAAGCTTCTGTCGGCATTGCTATCAGTGATTACCCAACAGGTCCTTTTGAGTATCTCCGTAGCCAAAGGCCCCATGGATTCGACAGCCGGGACATGACCATCTTCAAGGACGACGATGGTGTAGTGTATCTAATTTATTCATCTCAAGACAATAGTGAACTTCACATTGGACCACTAACCGATGATTATCTAGATGTGCAACCTGATATGCGAAGGATCCTGATTGGACAACACCGAGAAGCCCCAGCTCTTTTTAAGTACCAAGGAACATATTACATGGTCACGTCGGGTTGTACCGGATGGGCACCAAACGAAGCATTAGCACATGCAGCTGAGTCAATCATGGGTCCATGGGAAACAATGGGAAACCCATGCATCGGTGGAAACAAAATGTTCCGGCTAGCAACTTTTTTCGCACAAAGTACATTCGTAGTTCCTTTACCAGGCATTCCAGGTTCATATATCTTCATGGCAGATCGGTGGAATCCAGCTGAATTACGGAACTCAAGGTATGTATGGTTACCTTTAATAGTCGGTGGCCCTCCTGACCGTCCTCTTGAGTACAATTTCGGATTCCCACCATGGCCAAGGGTGTCAATATATTGGCATAAGAAGTGGAGACTTCCCCCTAGTTGGAAGGTATCGAAATGA
- the LOC107920967 gene encoding ADP-ribosylation factor-like protein 8a isoform X1, whose translation MGLWEAFLNWLRSLFFKQEMELSLIGLQNAGKTSLVNVVATGGYSEDMIPTVGFNMRKVTKGNVTIKLWDLGGQPRFRSMWERYCRAVSAIVYVVDAADPDNLSISRSELHDLLSKPSLSGIPLLLLGNKIDKPEALSKQALTEDMGLKSITDREVCCFMISCKNSTNIDSVIDWLVKHSKSKS comes from the exons ATGGGTTTGTGGGAAGCTTTTCTCAATTGGCTtcgaag CCTGTTTTTCAAGCAGGAAATGGAGCTATCTTTGATCGGACTTCAGAACGCGGGAAAAACCTCACTAGTAAATGTTGTTGCA ACTGGTGGATATAGCGAAGATATGATCCCTACG GTCGGATTCAACATGAGGAAAGTGACAAAAGGAAATGTTACGATAAAGTTATGGGATCTCGGAGGTCAACCTAGGTTTCGTAGCATGTGGGAACGATACTGCCGTGCGGTTTCGGCAATTGT TTACGTGGTGGATGCCGCTGATCCCGATAACTTGAGCATCTCAAGAAGTGAGCTTCATGATTTGTTGAGTAAACCCTCACTTAGTGGTATCCCTCTCCTGCTGTTAGGCAACAAAATCGACAAGCCAGAAGCTTTGTCAAAACAGGCTTTAACTGAAGATAT GGGACTCAAGTCAATTACAGATAGAGAAGTATGCTGCTTCATGATATCATGCAAGAACTCGACCAACATTGACTCAGTTATCGATTGGCTCGTAAAGCATTCTAAATCTAAGAGCTGA
- the LOC107920967 gene encoding ADP-ribosylation factor-like protein 8a isoform X2, whose translation MNKIGLFFKQEMELSLIGLQNAGKTSLVNVVATGGYSEDMIPTVGFNMRKVTKGNVTIKLWDLGGQPRFRSMWERYCRAVSAIVYVVDAADPDNLSISRSELHDLLSKPSLSGIPLLLLGNKIDKPEALSKQALTEDMGLKSITDREVCCFMISCKNSTNIDSVIDWLVKHSKSKS comes from the exons ATGAACAAAATAGG CCTGTTTTTCAAGCAGGAAATGGAGCTATCTTTGATCGGACTTCAGAACGCGGGAAAAACCTCACTAGTAAATGTTGTTGCA ACTGGTGGATATAGCGAAGATATGATCCCTACG GTCGGATTCAACATGAGGAAAGTGACAAAAGGAAATGTTACGATAAAGTTATGGGATCTCGGAGGTCAACCTAGGTTTCGTAGCATGTGGGAACGATACTGCCGTGCGGTTTCGGCAATTGT TTACGTGGTGGATGCCGCTGATCCCGATAACTTGAGCATCTCAAGAAGTGAGCTTCATGATTTGTTGAGTAAACCCTCACTTAGTGGTATCCCTCTCCTGCTGTTAGGCAACAAAATCGACAAGCCAGAAGCTTTGTCAAAACAGGCTTTAACTGAAGATAT GGGACTCAAGTCAATTACAGATAGAGAAGTATGCTGCTTCATGATATCATGCAAGAACTCGACCAACATTGACTCAGTTATCGATTGGCTCGTAAAGCATTCTAAATCTAAGAGCTGA
- the LOC107920967 gene encoding ADP-ribosylation factor-like protein 8a isoform X3 has translation MIPTVGFNMRKVTKGNVTIKLWDLGGQPRFRSMWERYCRAVSAIVYVVDAADPDNLSISRSELHDLLSKPSLSGIPLLLLGNKIDKPEALSKQALTEDMGLKSITDREVCCFMISCKNSTNIDSVIDWLVKHSKSKS, from the exons ATGATCCCTACG GTCGGATTCAACATGAGGAAAGTGACAAAAGGAAATGTTACGATAAAGTTATGGGATCTCGGAGGTCAACCTAGGTTTCGTAGCATGTGGGAACGATACTGCCGTGCGGTTTCGGCAATTGT TTACGTGGTGGATGCCGCTGATCCCGATAACTTGAGCATCTCAAGAAGTGAGCTTCATGATTTGTTGAGTAAACCCTCACTTAGTGGTATCCCTCTCCTGCTGTTAGGCAACAAAATCGACAAGCCAGAAGCTTTGTCAAAACAGGCTTTAACTGAAGATAT GGGACTCAAGTCAATTACAGATAGAGAAGTATGCTGCTTCATGATATCATGCAAGAACTCGACCAACATTGACTCAGTTATCGATTGGCTCGTAAAGCATTCTAAATCTAAGAGCTGA
- the LOC107920908 gene encoding telomere repeat-binding factor 2 yields MGAPKQKWTAEEEAALKAGVLKHGTGKWRNILSDPEFSSVLRSRSNVDLKDKWRNINATAIWGSRQKAKLALKRNQLAAKHDDNPMALITVPPTEEVVDPKPLAISSGTPRVTGPKKPVSRLENILLEAITSLREPGGSDRASIALYIEEKYAAPLNLKKLLATKLKLLVANGTLTKVKHKYRIAPHSTISETRSPLLALEGRQKDSSKSEKKAINILTKTQVDVELSKMKTMTAEEAAAAAARAVAEAEFAIAEAEKAAREADAAEAEAEAAKIFAKAAAKALKSRMLVT; encoded by the exons ATGGGTGCCCCTAAGCAGAAATGGACAGCAGAAGAAGAAGCTGCCCTCAAGGCAGGAGTTCTCAAGCATGGAACTGGAAAATGGCGCAATATACTTTCGGATCCCGAGTTTAGTTCGGTCCTGCGGTCTCGCTCGAATGTGGATCTCAAG GATAAATGGAGAAATATAAATGCCACGGCCATATGGGGATCGAGACAAAAGGCTAAGCTTGCTCTTAAAAGAAATCAGTTAGCCGCTAAACACGATGATAACCCCATGGCACTAATCACTGTACCTCCGACTGAAGAAGTCGTTGATCCTAAGCCCCTTGCCATTTCTAGTGGAACACCAAGGGTAACTGGTCCCAAAAAACCGGTTTCAag GTTGGAGAATATTTTATTGGAGGCTATCACTAGTTTGAGAGAGCCAGGTGGTTCCGATAGAGCTTCGATTGCTTTATACATAGAG GAGAAATATGCTGCACCGCTGAACCTCAAGAAGCTTTTGGCTACGAAACTAAAGCTGTTGGTAGCAAATGGGACATTGACAAAG GTAAAGCATAAGTATAGGATTGCACCGCATTCGACTATTTCCGAAACAAGATCTCCTCTGCTTGCTTTGGAAGGAAGGCAGAAGGATTCTTCGAAATCGGAGAAGAAAGCCATCAACATTCTTACTAAAACCCAAGTTGATGTTGAGTTGTCCAAAATGAAGACCATGACTGCCGAAGAGGCCGCTGCAGCTGCTGCACGAGCTGTTGCAGAGGCAGAATTCGCAATTGCAGAGGCCGAAAAGGCAGCAAGAGAAGCAGATGCCGCCGAAGCTGAAGCTGAAGCAGCAAAAATTTTCGCTAAAGCAGCAGCTAAAGCTTTGAAGTCTAGGATGCTCGTTACCTG A